From the genome of candidate division KSB1 bacterium, one region includes:
- a CDS encoding cytochrome c gives MNARILIPVLVWNLFFVIGCEANPPADITDPGQLLFLGFAKKDVNCARCHGQNGAGGPEAPDIRTLFKKYDEERVVEIIEIGKGEGPDAMPPFETQLNEEEINLLVKFLKSIQIKPGS, from the coding sequence TTGAATGCAAGAATTTTAATTCCAGTCTTAGTCTGGAATTTATTTTTTGTGATTGGCTGTGAAGCTAATCCTCCCGCCGATATCACCGACCCGGGCCAGCTTTTATTTCTTGGTTTTGCAAAAAAAGACGTTAACTGCGCACGATGTCATGGGCAGAACGGCGCTGGCGGACCAGAAGCCCCTGACATTCGAACCTTGTTCAAAAAGTATGACGAGGAAAGGGTCGTCGAAATTATCGAGATTGGGAAAGGGGAGGGTCCCGATGCAATGCCGCCATTTGAAACACAGCTAAATGAAGAAGAAATCAATTTATTGGTGAAATTTTTGAAGTCAATCCAGATAAAGCCTGGGTCTTAA
- a CDS encoding SpoIIE family protein phosphatase — MSSEKAPKDELTQLKDENDRLKKSIEDLWTINQLARIISTTLPVNQILDKVVSGSVKAIGAAQGAISLLDEKKIDDPFKTLIRKVDETDFTKIYRLDQDLSGWMIKNRKALLINDFGKNTTFKGKHSAVDKIHSILSVPLLCKGQLIGVLSLFNKKNNREFSKNDQRLLSIIASQSAQVIENARLYEQEKQLLQFEQELEMAQSIQNRLLPKESPEIAGIDLAGISYAAKEVGGDYFDFIELENGRWGIALGDVSGKGIPAALLMANLQATLRNQALNHSSIVECIAKANQFLYLNTESHQFATLFFGVLDSKTNNFNYINAGHNFPFHLLKDGEFRQLEIGGLVVGIGTDSVYNEGKVHLSPGEIIVIYSDGVTEAEDASETLFGEQRLQEIIKKNKNLSSQKIMAEIYKEVKNFQGGTEQDDDITLVVIKAT; from the coding sequence ATGTCAAGTGAAAAAGCCCCGAAAGATGAATTAACCCAGCTAAAAGATGAAAATGACCGGCTCAAGAAGTCAATTGAAGATTTATGGACGATAAACCAACTGGCGAGAATAATTAGCACCACCTTACCGGTAAATCAAATTCTTGACAAAGTGGTTTCCGGATCGGTGAAGGCTATCGGGGCTGCCCAGGGTGCAATTTCCCTGCTCGATGAAAAGAAAATAGATGATCCGTTCAAAACGCTCATTAGAAAAGTGGATGAAACGGACTTTACAAAAATATATCGCCTGGATCAAGATCTGAGTGGATGGATGATAAAGAATAGGAAAGCCTTATTGATAAATGATTTTGGCAAAAATACGACGTTCAAGGGCAAACATTCAGCAGTTGACAAAATTCATTCAATTCTAAGCGTGCCGTTATTGTGCAAGGGGCAGTTGATTGGTGTGCTCAGCTTGTTTAATAAAAAAAATAATAGGGAGTTTTCAAAAAATGATCAACGGCTGCTTTCGATTATTGCGTCTCAGTCGGCTCAGGTCATTGAGAATGCCAGGTTGTATGAGCAGGAGAAACAGTTGCTGCAATTCGAGCAGGAGTTGGAAATGGCTCAGTCAATCCAAAACCGGCTGCTTCCCAAAGAGAGTCCTGAAATCGCTGGAATTGATTTGGCCGGCATCAGCTACGCAGCAAAGGAAGTCGGTGGGGACTATTTTGATTTTATTGAGCTCGAAAATGGTCGCTGGGGTATCGCTTTAGGGGATGTTTCCGGAAAGGGAATACCCGCGGCTCTGCTGATGGCTAACTTGCAAGCAACGTTAAGAAATCAAGCGCTGAACCACAGTTCGATTGTTGAATGCATTGCGAAGGCCAATCAATTTCTATATTTAAACACAGAGTCTCATCAATTTGCCACGCTCTTTTTTGGCGTGCTTGATTCAAAAACCAACAATTTTAATTATATCAACGCGGGACATAATTTTCCATTTCATTTGCTCAAGGATGGAGAATTCCGACAGTTGGAAATTGGCGGCCTTGTGGTTGGAATTGGAACTGACAGCGTCTATAATGAAGGGAAAGTCCATTTGAGTCCTGGAGAAATAATTGTAATTTATTCGGATGGGGTTACCGAAGCTGAAGATGCGTCTGAGACCCTGTTTGGGGAGCAGCGGCTGCAGGAAATAATTAAGAAAAATAAGAATTTAAGCTCTCAGAAAATAATGGCTGAGATTTATAAAGAGGTGAAAAATTTTCAAGGTGGTACGGAGCAAGATGACGATATTACCCTGGTTGTTATAAAAGCCACTTAA
- a CDS encoding acetamidase/formamidase family protein, whose translation MVKIKKIIHDLLSSFCIFILLFVSYTCTSSNNSNEKKDIEPQYFLSSEKTHNKFSRKIPPVLRVPSGAVVQVETKEATDGQLSINSKSEDVQNVKFDPIHPLTGPVYVEGAEPGDILAVTLHHLEVGDWAWSGVFSGFGFLADEFTEPYLKTFAIPDGAKEVKFSEKITIPLRPFPGVMGVAPDTDEMLSTIPPRVNGGNMDNPHLTAGTTVYFPVFVEGALFSIGDAHAAQGFGEVCGTAIEAPMKIIYEVNVIKNSRAIKEPQYETEEYYAVTAFATTIDEAAKKATGYMIDYLVEEHGLGRTEAYVLCSLAGNLEIVEVVDVPHVLVSMHMPKNVLGI comes from the coding sequence ATGGTCAAAATTAAAAAAATTATTCATGATTTATTAAGCAGTTTTTGCATCTTTATATTGCTTTTTGTTAGTTACACCTGTACGAGTTCAAATAATTCAAACGAAAAAAAAGACATTGAACCGCAATATTTTCTATCAAGCGAAAAAACTCATAACAAATTCAGTAGGAAAATTCCCCCAGTTCTTAGGGTCCCGTCGGGTGCTGTGGTGCAAGTTGAAACCAAAGAAGCCACTGACGGCCAGCTCTCAATCAATTCTAAATCTGAAGACGTCCAAAATGTGAAATTTGATCCCATTCACCCTCTAACCGGACCGGTTTATGTAGAGGGAGCTGAACCGGGAGATATCCTGGCTGTAACGCTGCATCACCTCGAAGTAGGGGATTGGGCATGGTCCGGAGTTTTTTCCGGGTTTGGATTTCTGGCGGATGAATTCACAGAACCCTATCTCAAGACATTTGCCATACCCGATGGTGCAAAGGAAGTCAAATTTTCGGAGAAAATCACTATTCCGCTTAGACCTTTTCCCGGTGTGATGGGGGTGGCGCCGGATACCGATGAGATGCTTTCCACAATTCCGCCGCGGGTGAACGGAGGGAATATGGACAATCCGCATTTGACTGCAGGGACAACAGTTTACTTTCCTGTATTTGTCGAAGGCGCACTTTTTTCGATCGGTGATGCGCATGCAGCCCAGGGCTTTGGTGAAGTGTGCGGCACAGCCATCGAAGCTCCCATGAAGATCATCTATGAAGTTAATGTCATTAAGAATAGCAGGGCAATCAAAGAGCCGCAGTATGAAACTGAAGAATATTATGCCGTAACAGCGTTTGCCACAACCATCGATGAGGCCGCTAAAAAAGCCACCGGTTACATGATCGACTACCTTGTCGAAGAACATGGTTTGGGGCGAACTGAAGCTTATGTGCTTTGCTCGCTGGCAGGCAATTTGGAAATCGTTGAGGTTGTCGATGTACCGCATGTACTTGTAAGTATGCACATGCCTAAGAATGTTCTGGGAATTTAG
- a CDS encoding aminopeptidase yields SKAWPKAIDGILDAYLGKIPESFSFNGKSYTPKSFAGELGFNPDDYIELTSYRHHPFYTNFSLEVPDNWSLNKYLNVPLDEFMSVIDHALQNGYSLAWDGDISENSFSQKKGLAILPVKEWEDRTKEEQDKICEVPEPEKEVTQELRQESFDNFTSTDDHLMHITGTAYDQNGTKYYKAKNSWGQKDSKYEGFIYLSEHYVRAKTISIMVHKEALLNQIVQQLQGKEKESIGETWFFKALKDKKS; encoded by the coding sequence GAGTAAAGCCTGGCCCAAAGCAATCGATGGTATTTTAGATGCTTATCTCGGGAAAATCCCCGAAAGTTTCTCCTTTAACGGAAAATCCTATACCCCGAAAAGCTTTGCTGGAGAGTTGGGTTTTAATCCCGACGACTATATAGAACTTACTTCCTATCGTCATCATCCTTTTTATACCAACTTTAGTTTAGAGGTGCCTGACAATTGGTCGTTGAATAAATACCTCAATGTGCCGCTGGATGAATTTATGTCTGTTATCGATCACGCGCTTCAAAATGGCTATTCATTAGCCTGGGACGGCGACATTAGCGAAAACTCATTTAGTCAAAAGAAAGGGCTCGCCATCCTCCCTGTGAAAGAGTGGGAGGACAGAACCAAGGAAGAACAAGACAAAATATGCGAAGTACCGGAACCGGAGAAGGAAGTGACACAAGAACTCCGCCAAGAATCATTTGACAACTTCACTTCAACGGATGACCACCTGATGCATATCACAGGTACCGCTTATGACCAAAACGGCACAAAGTATTACAAAGCAAAAAACTCCTGGGGGCAAAAGGACAGCAAATATGAGGGCTTTATCTATCTATCGGAGCATTATGTTCGTGCAAAAACGATTTCAATAATGGTTCACAAGGAAGCTTTACTAAATCAGATCGTTCAGCAGTTACAGGGAAAAGAAAAAGAGAGTATCGGAGAAACCTGGTTTTTCAAAGCACTGAAGGATAAAAAAAGTTAA